CTTTATCTTCGGACATATCTGTCACATCAAACTTAGAAAATTTCATTCGTCTTTTATTTAGAAGGAAAAATCAACACTTGATTGCCCCTCTTTGGTCTATGGTGGTTACCTTAAAAACgacaaattttgaaaaaaaatacttacAAGAGAGTTCTGAAAACCCACTAACACCAACGAATTCCGATACATTATACAACAATAATCAGGAAAAACATGATAAAGATTTGGATACGATTAAAACACATTCGGTTCCATCGAATATTAGTTTTACTCACGCCGGcaagttcaagaaaagtgtatttaataattttgaaCCTTCAAACACGATGGCATTGATCGCAAAAACAACTTCTGATGACTATAACTTGTTAAATTTAGTTTCCACAAACGAGaatatcttcaatagaaatgataatgattATAAAGTTTGTATTATTGATATCAGCACCAACTCCATTACTTTccatattgaaaatttgcATGATGGCGAACTCATTGTTTTAGTAAACGGTGTCATCTGGTCAGAAGTTTCGTGCGCTTTAATTTTAGAACACGTGGGCGAAGAATATGTTGTTGTTAACGGATTGGTTCCTTCCTGCTCTTACGATATCCAATTCATCAACAGACTCAACCACCGAGATGATTATTTGGTTTCTGATTTAATTGTCAGAACTTGCGGAAATAACAACGCAATTGCTGGGAAATTTGAGAATCTTGATTTTAGTTTCCCTTCATACTACCATAGAAAATTCCTGTCTCCATTGCTAACCCTGAAGCATTCTGTGCTTACTACTAATACAAATCTATCTGATGAAAGAGccaagttgaaaaagacaaagaagGAAATCAGCAAGAAGTTAAGCCTTTTGAGACAAGAAATTgacttttttaaaaatagaATCTCACAGAATGCTACACATGATGAAAAGAGCACttcaaaagttgaaaatcTAAAAGTTGCTTTGCAACAAAGCGAGACCGCAGTAAATAAACTTGAAACGGGACTGAAGACACTCACTGAGAAAGAGCTTGACTTGGAAGAGGAATACTTaaggaagaaagatttgcacttgaaaaatcaactaGAGTTTAGCAAGTTGGAGGAAAGCTTATCCAAGGATCTGAAAAGCTCGGAAAGTAAGTTTAATAAGGTTAGCCAAGAATTAAGTCAACTAGCATCTAAATTAGACAAGCTCAAGGCGAGAAACGAAAAGTTACGAAAAGAAGTTGATCAAAACGAGgaagaaatagaaaagttCTGCAATCAGTTTTTGagcaaaagagaaaaggacAGActcagaagaaaagaatacagAATACGTGAAGCcaataaatttgaattAACCATAAAAGGGTTAGAACAAGATATCAACCGGTTAGAGCATgagaacaaaaatattcatAGTTTAATT
The DNA window shown above is from Saccharomyces mikatae IFO 1815 strain IFO1815 genome assembly, chromosome: 6 and carries:
- the NNF2 gene encoding Nnf2p (similar to Saccharomyces cerevisiae NNF2 (YGR089W); ancestral locus Anc_3.425); the encoded protein is MEKQFSYHKKAQRPQLLMNTKKGEQPTEFAKKHRFKDTLALFLVFLSFNHFTSVCLLVSFIVATKCKDFLANCFIILFLSRKPSRHISEVAHIDITTSKMANNSSNKMSSSRLFGNSKTSFVIPIPVLICEISFAMLLKIYGGNYFVKPIKNLAISIIASFLINDPSDCLSYATSCSVLYAVSTNTFQRVSHLIESLHIFELSLRGTGQSISFFAVFSKYSQFLKKLFSLFLPMPFKMLGKHSESVLYYLSFHILFFSFASSLLHPHRQTAENKPSKKSFNSTRADVNRMQGLQKMRISSSSSISTDSNILESQAPMIPNDPGGLTASNQPIHSTQQSSTPLLSSPHINISNPVTSHPTDATPRFPYFTSMVKEYKSYQPSVISAERSNSQAVTTTTSTTSPTTFNFSDSNDCSTDFPPCDLLSTTSNKDSDPFSTSNDEYTNQLFELNVDFGNILSSSTLSSDISVTSNLENFIRLLFRRKNQHLIAPLWSMVVTLKTTNFEKKYLQESSENPLTPTNSDTLYNNNQEKHDKDLDTIKTHSVPSNISFTHAGKFKKSVFNNFEPSNTMALIAKTTSDDYNLLNLVSTNENIFNRNDNDYKVCIIDISTNSITFHIENLHDGELIVLVNGVIWSEVSCALILEHVGEEYVVVNGLVPSCSYDIQFINRLNHRDDYLVSDLIVRTCGNNNAIAGKFENLDFSFPSYYHRKFLSPLLTLKHSVLTTNTNLSDERAKLKKTKKEISKKLSLLRQEIDFFKNRISQNATHDEKSTSKVENLKVALQQSETAVNKLETGLKTLTEKELDLEEEYLRKKDLHLKNQLEFSKLEESLSKDLKSSESKFNKVSQELSQLASKLDKLKARNEKLRKEVDQNEEEIEKFCNQFLSKREKDRLRRKEYRIREANKFELTIKGLEQDINRLEHENKNIHSLIGNGY